ACTTCAGCTGAGAGTTGGGGAAAAAACTTAGGATAACCATTATCGATGTATCAGAATTTAATCAAAATTGACCACATAAGCAAAACCTCCTCAACACGTTATACAACCGCCAATAAGTGAACACAAAACAACTAACCTTGTTTATGCAAGCATCAATCAACTGAAATTGTTTATGTATTGCTTAACGTCTTTCATAAACAAACCGCAAAATTCAACATTTCAGTTTCATGGTATACATAAGGCATAACAGGGGCAACGAACAACAACCAACTGACCTTGTCTGCGTATCTGCTTAACATCTTTCATGAACATACCGAAAAATTCAACATTTCAGTTTCACTGGATACTTAAGCTAAGCTAATGCATAAAAAAGGCAAATTAGTATCACAAATATCAAAAAATTTGATCAGCACTGATCAATTTAAAAATAAATGAATATTGCTAGTCAGTGACCCAAGTTATGCCCAAAACTACCTAGAGTTTTTTACACTAGAAAGAAATCAGAAGACAAAAAAAGAAAGGAACTTTTTACAGAAAAAGATAGTGTCCAAGAATTCCCGCAAGGTTCAAGAAACAAGAAACTCATTTATAGTTCAACATAGTCTATTAACACAAAGATGTGTGCTTCACTAAGAGATTATTCTTCTCACCTAAAACAAAATCATCATTCTCTTCAGTCTGAACACTAACAATTTCTCTTGCCTGTGTAGCTTCTACCAAACACTAGAGAGCAAATCACACCATTGTTTTCATCGTTCATAGACTTCAAATCAACTTGCTGGTCTTTTAAAATCTAATCGAGATGGATTCCAACCCCAATGAAACACAACCATTATCTGGCTAAATTCATGCTATCACTCGGTTGATATTTCATGCCTTAGCTACTACAATTATTTAAACAGATACACAATGTTACGATGAAAGAACACAAAATACACTGGTTAATGATGAAACTTCAAATCTTCATGCTGTTGCATGCAAAGCCAGAAATTAACCTAAAAGTTATATTGCAGAAACTTACCCGACTCCATCTCTACTAAAGTCTAATAACTCTGCTCGAGTAAATTCGAACTTCATATTGCAAAGTTGCTTCTTTGCAACAAATAAATAAGACATTCCCATTATTATCGCAGTAAACAGAGAATGCACAGACACAGTGCATCTTAGAATTGACTCTTCCAATAAACAAGGATCACCACCAGTTAAGAGTTCAAAATCGTCCACTAATTTCTAAACCTAATAAAAAGTTTGAAAGTGGGGTTTAAAACCTTTCTATAATATGCCTACTTAACAATAACAAATGTGATTTCTACAATCTTGTGCTTGCAGATTAGCGATAAAGTGTAAATATTTTCTGATAAACTAATAATATTCCCAACTTCCCCATCCATCCTGCAACAAATGGTGAGGGTTTCAAAGATCTTTCTAGGAGTTCTTCACTAACCAAATATCTATAATCCCTGCGCTGACTAGCTTAGATATCTACAATCCAAAATGGTAAATGACCTTGTTCGAAGAGGGAGGtaggaccttgatctaagagtatGACAGAATCATTATCAGTGCAAAAGAACTGCAGAAATACTCGGCAAAAAGAAAATTCTATAACTAAATTAGTAAATCCATTCAGCTCAAACCCCTGAAATACACAGAAAAAGCAAGCAACTTGCTGCTAACAGAAAAAGATCATACAATTTCCCATCAAATCTCTAGGTTAACAATACTTCATTAGCTCTATGGCAATCATACACAACATATCCAATTCAACACTTAAGTTTCATTTGATACTTAAACTGAGAGTTGGGGGAAAAACATAGGCTAAGCATTATCAATTGTAAAATAATTGATCACATAAGCAAAACCTCCTCAATACGTTATACAACCACCAATAAGTGAATACAAAATAACTAACCTTGTTTATGCGAGCATCAATCAACTGACTTTGTTAATGTATTGTTTACAAACCGTAAAATTCAACAGTTAACAGGGGCAATGGACAACAACCAAGTGGCCTTGTCTAGTTGGATACTTAAGCTAAGCTAAGGCACCACAAAGGCAAATTAGTATCAAAAAAATTGATCAGCACTGATCAATTTATCATGCAAAACCTCCCCCACCAATACAACCCGAAACCAGTTAACATCGATGGATATATCACTTATTTATATACTAAACCATATCAAACTGAAATTTGAACATCAAGAACTGATATTTAGGTCACAAAatccaaaataaacaacaaaaaacTTACATAAATTCATTGTTACTATCCTCGAATCCATCTGTATCTGAATTCGGGTCAACAGTTCCACGGCAAACCGGGCATGCGGGAACTCTAATCAACCATGAATCAATACAATTAGCATGAAAAACATGTTTACATTGTGGTAGAATCCGACTCCGTTCACCTTGTTTCAATGCCTCTAAACAAACAGCACAATCTTCCGACGAACTGGATGAAGAATCCGATTTTTCACCACCGGAACCGTAATAAAAAGCTTGTAATTTATTAAGATCTCTATGAGATAACCCAAACCCAACACCACCAAAATCTAAATCATCTTCCATCAAATCATCTGATCGCGCAGTTCTTGATAATGATCTTCGATATCTACGACGATGAATTGCTCTACCAATTATCGCGATATGGATGAGAACAATTGCAGCGATTCCAACGAAGAGGAAGAATAACAAAATTACAATCGCCATTACTACTGCTTGGATAAAAAAAGCAAGAAATTTAGGGTTCGATTTTGATGGTGATactgttgaagctgctgctgttgttggtgttgttgtggATCTTCGAATCGAAATTGTTGATGGTGATGGAAAGATGACGGCATGATCGTTGGACGGTatgtgattatgatgatgatgcatGTATCGGCTTTCGATTAGACGGTTATGATTTAAGGGCATGGTTGTGAAATCTTCTTCTTCGATGTTCATCTCTGCAACTTTTTTTCTCTATGGAAAAATAACTTTGTTGGTGGAGAAGAAGAGATGATGAGATGGGCTGATCCAATTaacaaagggaagaagaaaagaattagCGCCCGTAGTTTTTCATTTGGGGGCACCAAAGGCCAAACTATCTCGTGAACATATCGGATTAGGGTACACGAGTGCCATCAGGGGACAGAATAAGATAAGACACGACAAGAGGCAAACATGCGTAACGAATTATTTTCATCTAACAAAGATTTTGGCCAGTTCTCCAAGAAAAGaccaaatataaaataaaaattagcaaTGATACATAGCAGGTTTCGAGAAAGAGTTGCAAGCGATCGGCTAAAGGTGGGATACATAAAGGACCATATTTGTTCTATCCTATTTTGCCTTAGTTTAGTCCCATTTCTATAGTGGGCTTGCATGCGGAAAGTAGGAAGTAGAAGTATTTCTGTTTCTTTAATAgccgaaatcaaaatcaaaaatcaaaaataaaactactttgtttcataaaaaattaatattttaatttCTAGAAATCATTTTGAAATTCGTACTCAAACTGATTTTTAACTTCTCAATTTCTAGAAGTTAGAAAATAACTTCTCATATACTACCCAAACAAGTTATTAGCGTTTTCGGTAAGGAAATTAGTAATTTTTGTTAGATATTCGGCATGCAATCACTTATTCTAGCACAAAAAATGAAACTCGGTCACTTATGGAGGCTACAAAATCAACTGTTGATAATTATAAGTAAATTAAGTGACATACCTTAAGTTGAAGTTAACAACAAAACTTTTGAGTGTGATTTTTTCCTTTCTTCATCGTTTATGTTTGGGACAAGATTCTTTTAATTTCAAACTTCCATTCAACCGTCAATAGATAAACTTCATAGACATAATATGGTGAGTATAAATTTTACTCTCTGTACCAATGTATTTTAGTTACTAGTTATAATGACGGAATTCCAGTAACTCTTTTATGTGGTAAGGGATAGGTTTATCATCTTTGTTATGCTATCTATAGTCATAGTTTTTCTTTGCATCCAAGAAAACTTCATAATTAAGCTACCACTTTTATAGCTAACATTCAAGAATCCTTTCTCCTCCATTTATACTTTTTTCATCCAAAAGAAGATTTTAGTTTGAAAATGGATCTACTCTCTTATTAAAACCGGAATGGATATGGGTATGTGCATCACAAGTCCAACATTCTCCAACTTGGTCCATATGACCCATAAAAATACAGAGATATTCATTAGAGGTTTGATACGAAACAAATATATGTACAATTTTGAAAGAGTGCCCGATCTATTATAATAAGCCATAATATTTTATATGAAAATACGTTAATACGAGTCATGGCGGTCATACATCATTAGCCGACATATATACTCCCTTGCATGTACTACTTCATCAACAcattataaaataatgaaaacataaGTTCTTCTTGACTCATAATAAGGTAAACACCATAAGAGTATTTATACCAAAATTCTTGTATTATTCATTTGGGGGATTTTTcattccccccccccccaaatAAATGGTTATTTTACATTTCCCCCTTTTTTAATTACTAATTGGTGAAACCCTCTTTAATGTGGATGTGCCGTAACTGGCAGTTAAATCCTGCACGTGTAGTTCATGTGTGACTATAATAAAATAACATAATGGAAAATCCAAAATTAGTTACACGTGTTTGAAGAACAACGATTTGATATCTTGCGGTTGCAATCAACTGAAATGGATGAACAGACAGATATCATATctctttcttcttcgtcttcgcCAATATTTCTCTGCAACTAATTCTCTGGGgaaaacaaaaaaacacaaaTTAATCTCCCTCAGTTTCTCTTCCCCGTCATCGTTTAATTCCTAAATCAGAtgaacaaaaccaagatgaaaaaTACCCAAAACTAAGCCCTAATTGGATTTGAGAGATAAATTCAATCCATAACAGCAGCAACAATAAAATTGATGCGGGCATGGATTTTGATATATTATAATTGATGTTCTCAGGGGATCAACAATAAAATTGATATGGGAAACAACAACATTTGCTTATAGGATTTACTAATTGATCATGAGTTTATTGATGGGATAGTGCATATGATGAGTTATCACATGATATATAAGTTCTTGAATTAAGATTTTCACCATGGTTACTTA
This genomic stretch from Papaver somniferum cultivar HN1 chromosome 5, ASM357369v1, whole genome shotgun sequence harbors:
- the LOC113282628 gene encoding RING-H2 finger protein ATL56-like, which codes for MNIEEEDFTTMPLNHNRLIESRYMHHHHNHIPSNDHAVIFPSPSTISIRRSTTTPTTAAASTVSPSKSNPKFLAFFIQAVVMAIVILLFFLFVGIAAIVLIHIAIIGRAIHRRRYRRSLSRTARSDDLMEDDLDFGGVGFGLSHRDLNKLQAFYYGSGGEKSDSSSSSSEDCAVCLEALKQGERSRILPQCKHVFHANCIDSWLIRVPACPVCRGTVDPNSDTDGFEDSNNEFM